In Paenibacillus sp. FSL R7-0345, a single window of DNA contains:
- a CDS encoding helix-turn-helix domain-containing protein: protein MRVCNGGFEKEFIDDNRNMYAIAFTQNVLSGRWKYFIIWFLEGETRRFTEIKKFLGGLSQGSLTKQLKELENDGVIKRDVYSEVPPRVEYSLTEKGVKLLPVLKQMEAFGKEYGEKPERGKG, encoded by the coding sequence ATGAGGGTATGTAATGGCGGATTTGAAAAAGAGTTTATTGATGATAACAGGAATATGTATGCAATAGCCTTTACGCAAAATGTGCTTTCAGGGCGCTGGAAATATTTCATTATCTGGTTTTTGGAAGGGGAAACCCGCCGTTTTACCGAGATAAAAAAATTCTTGGGCGGCTTATCGCAAGGCTCGCTCACAAAGCAGCTTAAAGAATTGGAGAACGACGGGGTAATTAAACGCGATGTGTATTCGGAAGTACCGCCGCGGGTCGAATATTCGCTGACAGAGAAGGGAGTTAAGTTGCTGCCTGTACTTAAACAGATGGAGGCATTTGGCAAAGAATACGGGGAGAAACCTGAACGCGGGAAAGGTTAG